The genomic region TGACAGTTATCTGTGTTTTATCTTTAATGTCTTGGTTATTGGAATGTTTACGACTTTTTATTGTATTTGCTGCTTTTAATATTGAAATAAGTTTTTTTGCAATAATAATTATTTTTCTCTTGGCTAATTTAGTTGGAATTCTCTCAGCGCTTCCAGGAGGAATAGGATCGATTGAAATCTCACTCACAGGATTATTCGTATTATTCGGAGTTTCTGCATCATTAGCAGGTAGTATTGCATTAGTAGATCGTTTGGTATCATTCTGGATTGTCACAGTTATGGGGATTATTTTCTCAGCTTATTATGCCAGCGATATTTTAGGGGAAATCAAAAAATATACTTTAGATTTGACTGATTATAAAGATTAAGTTGAATTTAATGTTCTATTAACTTTTCATACTTTGATATTGAAACCAATATCTACTTCGCTAGCTGCTTTACCTCCGCGAATACCCCAATTTTCCATAGGGGGTTCTTTAAGGATAATTGTGATATCGTTTCCATCAATTCCGGGATTTTCTGTTAATTTGTTCACAATATTTTTATAAAGTGATTTTTTGGCTTGTAAAGATCTGCCGGGGAATATGGTGAGTTCTATTAAAATAGCTTGATCCGATTTTGTAGAGGGAATTTCAAAACAATCTTTATTTAACTCGTAAATTCGCTGAAATCTATCGTAATCCGGTATTTTAAAAGATTCTACTAAAGAAACATGAACTGCATCCAGTATGGCCTTTTTATATTCGTTTGATTTTCCTTCTAGGATTTCTATTTTCACTAGTGGGCACATTTTATAACCTCAAAAAATTTCCTAATATTATTCTAATTTTAATTGATATTGACATAATCCACTCTGAATTGATTTAGTAATAGGTTAAGGTGAGTGAATACTTTTTTTTATTCATAAATTCAAAATATATTTTGGAAAAACAATATTTTCTATATTTTTCAATATAAAAATTTGTATTTATTGGTATATGGCATGTTTTGTCCATTGTTATTGTTAATAGGCTGATTTTAATGGCGGTGCTTGCAGCTGCAATATCCCATATTTTTTTCAATCCTCATTACAAAGAAATGGACAAGTTTTTATACTCTAAAAAAATTGTCTTTGTTTCTTTTAATAATAGGTGCTTAAAACAGGAATTAATCAGGATAGCAGAGTTTTTTTTTAGTTTTAATTTAATTTCTACAATTTTATTCAGTTTTAATATTTTATTCACAGCTTAAGTTTGGTACAGGTGCAGAAAATACATCTAAATAACAAAAGAAGCCGTCGGTTTTTTGTTTGACTTTATTTCATTTTTATTTATTCTATTCTTCTGCAATTTCTTTCAACTTTTCCAGAGCTTTTTGCCAGATATCGTTAAAATATTGTTTCATATCTTCGTCTATTTCTCCGGGTCCAGTTAAATCCACTATTAATTTAGTTTTATTGCCTATATCTTTAAAGGTGTAATTTTCAAGTGATCCAACATATTTTTCAGCTTCTTCACCGGTAGTGATTTCTTTTCCTTCTTTCACTAGGCCTCGGTTTTCAATAGAAATAAATTCATATGGTCTGTTTTCTTTTATGAGACTTAACATTCCAAAAATCTTGCCATTCTCGTCTGGTGACATGAAAACTATTTTACTCCCTTCACTCCAGTCCCCTTCAAATGTCGAACCTGGTGAAAATGGTTCTGTCCAGATTTCGTAAGTATCCCTGTCAAGCATTATGTGCCAAACCTTTTCTCTTGGTGCATTAATACTTTTTGAGTACTGTTGTTTTATCATATTATTCTTCTCCCTTTTTCAAAATATAAACAATATTAATATTGTTTTTTTAATATTAATAATTTTCCAGTTATTAAATTGAAAATAATGATTAAAGAATTGATTAAAATTGGAAAAATGAAGAATATTTTAATATTGCATGCTTTCTTGAATTAGATTATTTGGTGTAACTGTTGGATACTATTGCATATTTAAAAGCAGAAGAAGAAACCCTGTCATTAATGGTCCGGCATAAGAAAAAAGATATAAACTAGCAGCATTTCTAACTAGCATTCTTGATAAGTTTTGGGTTACAGATTTTAATGTGAAATTCACTTGATGAATTTCTAAGCAATCAAAGAATTTGGTTTAGTTTTCAAATAGTTAATATAGAAAAATTAGTCACGTTTATTGAAGTGTATGGTCTTATGTAAGTTCTGCCTAGTCGGTGAAGCTCCACCAATTGAGCTCCTAGAGAAGTGGTGAGAAATAAGGGAGAAACTCCAACTCAAAATCAGTTAAATTATGGCCAAGTTATTACATCCCATTTATGGAATCTAATAATATTTTGGGGCCAGTTTCTGCTTATTATCTTCTTTTAGTATTCGTGTCTCTAATTAATTTATTCACCATTAAATTATATTTCAAAACTCTTTTTACACTAATTTTTTTTCAGATTGGTAAAAATTTTATTTTAAATCAAAATCTTTATATACTCCTATGACCAATTATTCATTTAACTGACTAGCAAGTCATCAAATTGATCACTTAGTCAGAGGTTATATGGTGAAGAATATGTCACTTGCAAAATGGAAGGAAAGAGAAAGAGAAGAGCGTCAAAACGATATCACAAAAGCCGCAAGGAAATTATTTGCTGATAAAGATTTTGATAGTGTTTCAATGGATGAAATAGCAAAAAAAGTCGGTCTTGGTAAAAGTACTCTTTATCTTTATTTTAAAAGTAAAGAATCATTGTACTTTGCTGTAGTTTTAAAAGGTATACGAATTTGGGCTGAAATGATTAAAAAAGAAGTTGAAAAAGGCAATACTGGTTTAGAAAAGTTTATTTTGTATAAGGATGCAAATAATGAGTTTTCTAATGAATATCCTGATTATTTCAGGCTTCTATATTCTCCTACCTCCATTAAAAAACAATTCAATAAGGAAAAAATGAACAGTAGTGAAGAATTTCAGGAAGTAAGGGAACTATTCCAAGAAATAATGTTCATAGGGATAAATTCGATTCAAAAAGGTATAGATGATGGTGAAA from Methanobacterium alcaliphilum harbors:
- a CDS encoding tautomerase family protein, yielding MCPLVKIEILEGKSNEYKKAILDAVHVSLVESFKIPDYDRFQRIYELNKDCFEIPSTKSDQAILIELTIFPGRSLQAKKSLYKNIVNKLTENPGIDGNDITIILKEPPMENWGIRGGKAASEVDIGFNIKV
- a CDS encoding SRPBCC family protein; translation: MIKQQYSKSINAPREKVWHIMLDRDTYEIWTEPFSPGSTFEGDWSEGSKIVFMSPDENGKIFGMLSLIKENRPYEFISIENRGLVKEGKEITTGEEAEKYVGSLENYTFKDIGNKTKLIVDLTGPGEIDEDMKQYFNDIWQKALEKLKEIAEE
- a CDS encoding TetR/AcrR family transcriptional regulator, whose translation is MSLAKWKEREREERQNDITKAARKLFADKDFDSVSMDEIAKKVGLGKSTLYLYFKSKESLYFAVVLKGIRIWAEMIKKEVEKGNTGLEKFILYKDANNEFSNEYPDYFRLLYSPTSIKKQFNKEKMNSSEEFQEVRELFQEIMFIGINSIQKGIDDGEIRPDVDPIESIILLSVIFNGKVNMGDWSKEILESKGINEQKFTQDIGDLYLHMLLKH